Proteins encoded within one genomic window of Arachis ipaensis cultivar K30076 chromosome B08, Araip1.1, whole genome shotgun sequence:
- the LOC107610556 gene encoding TMV resistance protein N-like, which produces MTTPGRLGSLATTPGCARRRNEKWTCLSTLLSRAGDMQQLEQICDPERCGGSQNRSYGDQSLTDIKSATRTTTSPSRCGGLGRRRKFSAAKLRRENTQINDITRVLIDKLDHEFYHYINDLIGIQPHIEELERLLNLNSHEDNDLRVLGIWGMGGIGKTIHAMVLYDKISYQFDACCFIQDVSTIYRNHGWDKAPTEIQKAILCQTVQEENLETKSPMGIARILHNRLCNPKIPKKVLIVLDNVDEQRQWDTLRLNPRSLGRGSRVIITTRNQHVLNVSGADTIYEVPLLNDNEALELFLRKAFRNGPPKKIISDVILEILDYAQSLPLAIEALGNDLYNMEEKLWKNALEDWRECPKENVMSVLQKSYDQVNINERRIFLDIACFFAGKRKNFIEHILSSCCGDESSRHDLAIQNIRRNSLITIRNHEIHMHNMLQELGKKIVRGEYPKEPMYWTRLWHVKDLEAVLKSDMEWNNNEAIVLDEVDVTKCRHLRIQKLFEKRNLTLLILHFQNFPELNFVPIFQTEMRYLLWHGYPFPSLQLLIWRNLVELNLPNSRVQQLWDEIQLIPNLKRMDLSNSRNLRTTPNFASCPGLVRLDLTGCINLTEVHDSIGLLRELNYLSLRECSSLSLLDFGPNCQLSSLRTLLLSGCTNLQKTPNFKALSNLRYLDLERCTSLSTMHESIGTLVTLKYLSLRGCKNLVHAPYILNGNSSLLILDLSGCMMITNLPRCRRKFAPSSCLESLMVLSPVFLEPQRILDFVGELMFFDGEWICSKLAYLNLAHCHELRRFPEASFHVLHEMKGTLERYPQLSIIGQDYIFSASTV; this is translated from the exons ATGACGACACCGGGGCGGTTGGGAAGCCTCGCTACGACACCGGGATGTGCACGGCGGAGGAACGAAAAATGGACGTGCCTATCCACCCTCCTTTCGCGTGCGGGAGATATGCAGCAGCTTGAGCAGATCTGTGACCCGGAACGATGTGGCGGCT CACAAAACCGCAGCTATGGTGACCAGTCTTTGACGGACATAAAATCCGCTACAAGAACCACAACTTCTCCATCACGTTGCGGTGGTTTGGGGAGACGCAGGAAATTCAGTGCTGCTAAGCTGCG acGAGAGAATACCCAAATAAATGACATCACTCGAGTCTTAATTGATAAATTGGATCACGAGTTCTATCACTATATCAATGATTTAATAGGGATACAACCTCATATAGAAGAACTAGAAAGGCTTCTAAACTTGAATTCACACGAGGATAATGACCTTCGAGTTCTTGGAATTTGGGGTATGGGCGGAATAGGAAAGACAATTCATGCTATGGTATTGTACGATAAAATCTCTTATCAGTTTGATGCTTGCTGTTTCATCCAGGATGTAAGCACAATTTATAGAAATCATGGTTGGGATAAGGCTCCTACTGAAATACAAAAGGCCATTCTTTGTCAAACTGTTCAAGAAGAAAATCTGGAAACAAAAAGTCCTATGGGCATAGCTAGGATCCTACACAATAGGCTATGTAACCCAAAAATCCCTAAAAAGGTCCTTATAGTTCTTGACAATGTTGATGAACAAAGGCAATGGGATACTTTGCGCTTAAATCCAAGATCACTTGGGAGAGGAAGCAGAGTTATCATAACAACAAGGAATCAGCATGTTCTTAATGTGAGTGGAGCAGATACAATCTATGAGGTTCCACTATTGAATGATAATGAGGCTCTTGAGTTGTTCCTAAGAAAAGCCTTCAGAAATGGTCCCCCTAAGAAAATTATTAGTGACGTAATTCTTGAGATACTAGATTATGCTCAAAGTCTTCCATTGGCAATTGAGGCACTAGGTAATGACTTGTATAACATGGAAGAGAAATTATGGAAAAATGCATTGGAAGACTGGAGAGAATGTCCAAAAGAAAATGTTATGAGTGTGCTGCAGAAAAGTTATGACCAAGTAAATATAAATGAGAGAAGAATATTTTTGGACATAGCTTGTTTCTTCGCAGGAAAGAGGAAGAACTTTATAGAGCATATTCTAAGTAGCTGTTGTGGCGATGAATCATCACGTCATGACCTTGCAATTCAAAATATCAGGAGAAATTCACTCATAACTATTAGGAACCATGAAATTCATATGCATAATATGTTACAAGAATTAGGAAAGAAAATTGTTCGGGGAGAATATCCAAAAGAGCCAATGTATTGGACTAGATTGTGGCATGTCAAGGATCTCGAAGCAGTCCTAAAGTCAGATATG GAGTGGAACAATAATGAAGCCATAGTTTTAGATGAGGTAGACGTCACCAAATGCAGACATTTGCGGATTCAAAAATTGTTTGAAAAGAGAAATCTTACACTACTCATATTACATTTTCAGAATTTTCCAGAACTCAATTTTGTTCCTATATTTCAAACCGAAATGCGGTATCTTTTGTGGCACGGTTACCCTTTCCCTTCTTTGCAACTACTCATATGGCGTAACCTTGTTGAATTGAATCTACCGAACAGCAGAGTTCAACAACTATGGGATGAGATTCAG TTAATCCCAAATTTGAAAAGGATGGACTTGAGCAACTCAAGAAATCTTAGAACCACCCCAAACTTTGCAAGCTGTCCAGGACTTGTGCGGCTGGATCTTACAGGATGCATAAACCTAACTGAAGTCCATGATTCAATCGGACTTCTCAGAGAGCTTAATTACTTGAGTTTGCGAGAATGTAGCAGTCTATCCCTTCTTGATTTCGGCCCTAATTGCCAGTTAAGTTCCCTAAGAACTCTACTGCTCTCTGGCTGCACCAACCTCCAGAAAACACCAAATTTCAAAGCGCTTTCAAATCTTAGGTACCTTGATCTTGAGCGATGCACAAGTTTGTCCACAATGCATGAGTCTATTGGTACTCTTGTAACGCTTAAGTACTTGAGTCTGAGAGGCTGCAAAAATCTTGTTCATGCACCTTACATTCTCAATGGCAACTCATCCCTCCTAATTCTGGATTTGAGCGGTTGCATGATGATAACCAACCTTCCCCGCTGCAGACGAAAATTTGCGCCTTCCTCCTGCCTGGAATCTTTGATGGTTTTGAGTCCTGTCTTCCTTGAGCCACAAAGAATTCTTGATTTTGTTGGAGAGTTGATGTTTTTCGATGGGGAGTGGATTTGTTCTAAGCTAGCATATTTAAACTTGGCGCACTGTCATGAACTTAGAAGATTTCCCGAGGCTTCATTTCATGTTCTTCATGAGATGAAAGGTACTTTAGAACGGTATCCACAACTTTCAATCATTGGTCAAGATTATATATTTTCAGCTTCTACTGTGTGA